Proteins encoded by one window of Anopheles maculipalpis chromosome 2RL, idAnoMacuDA_375_x, whole genome shotgun sequence:
- the LOC126557661 gene encoding acyl-CoA Delta-9 desaturase-like, with translation MGADSQTKTILCAKTPELIETAIADRKPEQSQTDPQSRAPTAASLVAELAHSDSTLSGAQFEKALQTCSSAVHEAEVDRKLKEIGSATPILPSEIGTDFSFKREIVWKNVVGFLLLHICGWVGLHLAFWRYCDYRTTLYTLWLMYASGQGVTMGAHRLWSHRAFKAKLWLRIILLWMHTLAGQNCLYVWVRDHRQHHKFSDTDADPHNANRGFFFSHIGWLLSRKHPKVIEYGKKIDMSDLEADPLIMFQKNHYKLLYTIFALFGPTAIPVYFWGENPWYALFVAFFFRTVLSLNGTWSVNSAAHMFGTRPYDKTMWPVENMFVSFVAVGEGWHNYHHAFPWDYRASEYGTPLNLTGTLIDILAKFGAVYDRKTATPNMVKNRVMRTGDKSHHTYGTDEGRSAFTTLWNIWKHPSNPTYNSIHTPKPKILQSDGYALIPDELKQSERDEDILSKENEELMRRQQEEENRTTEANQIYNKLSKYIKEQQQSVPESVDDLLLQQTNNNVDKTAVGAQGKAALNVVDCNDNALVKRKVTTDASSHH, from the exons ATGGGAGCCGACTCGCAGACGAAAACGATCCTGTGCGCAAAAACACCCGAACTGATCGAGACGGCGATCGCCGACCGAAAGCCAGAACAATCACAGACTGACCCACAGAGCCGAGCACCAACAGCCGCCAGCCTAGTCGCTGAACTGGCCCATTCGGATTCCACCCTATCCGGAGCACAGTTTGAGAAGGCGCTACAAACCTGCAGCAGTGCGGTGCACGAGGCCGAGGTCGACCGGAAGCTGAAGGAGATTGGTTCTGCCACACCGATTCTGCCGTCGGAGATCGGTACGGACTTCAGCTTTAAGCGAGAAATTGTCTGGAAGAATGTGGTAGGATTTCTACTGCTGCACATCTGTGGCTGGGTGGGATTGCATCTGGCTTTCTGGCGATACTGTGACTATCGCACAACGCTGTACA CACTGTGGCTCATGTACGCCTCTGGACAGGGTGTAACGATGGGCGCCCATCGACTCTGGTCTCACCGGGCGTTCAAGGCGAAGCTCTGGCTGAGGATCATCCTGCTGTGGATGCATACGCTGGCCGGACAGAACTGCCTGTACGTGTGGGTACGCGACCACCGACAGCACCACAAGTTCTCGGACACGGACGCCGACCCGCACAACGCTAATCGTGGATTCTTTTTCTCCCACATTGGATGGCTGCTTTCCCGCAAGCACCCGAAG GTGATTGAATACGGCAAGAAGATCGACATGTCCGATCTAGAGGCAGATCCGCTGATTATGTTCCAAAAGAA CCATTACAAACTTCTCTATACAATTTTCGCCCTGTTTGGTCCAACGGCTATCCCGGTCTACTTCTGGGGAGAAAACCCTTGGTACGCGCTCTTCGTAGCGTTCTTCTTCCGCACGGTGCTCAGTCTGAACGGAACCTGGTCGGTGAACAGTGCGGCGCACATGTTTGGAACACGTCCGTATGACAA GACCATGTGGCCGGTGGAGAACATGTTTGTGTCGTTCGTGGCTGTCGGCGAGGGCTGGCACAACTATCATCATGCCTTCCCGTGGGATTACCGGGCATCGGAATACGGAACGCCGCTCAATCTTACCGGTACGCTAATCGATATCTTGGCAAAGTTTGGTGCAGTGTACGATCGCAAAACGGCCACCCCGAACATG GTTAAAAACCGTGTGATGCGTACTGGTGACAAGTCACACCATACGTACGGTACAGACGAAGGCCGTAGCGCATTTACCACGCTGTGGAACATCTGGAAGCATCCGTCCAATCCGACGTACAACTCGATCCACACGCCCAAGCCCAAGATACTGCAATCGGACGGTTACGCGCTCATTCCAGACGAGCTGAAACAGTCCGAACGGGACGAGGACATTCTGTCGAAGGAGAACGAGGAGCTGATGAGACGCCAGCAGGAGGAGGAGAACCGCACGACGGAAGCGAACCAAATCTACAACAAGCTGTCGAAGTACATCAAGGAACAGCAGCAATCGGTGCCGGAATCGGTGGACGATCTGTTGCTCCAGCAAACGAACAATAACGTCGACAAGACTGCAGTGGGCGCCCAGGGTAAGGCGGCACTTAACGTCGTCGACTGCAATGATAATGCGCTCGTCAAGCGGAAAGTGACCACGGACGCATCAAGTCACCATTAG